Proteins encoded by one window of Heptranchias perlo isolate sHepPer1 unplaced genomic scaffold, sHepPer1.hap1 HAP1_SCAFFOLD_269, whole genome shotgun sequence:
- the LOC137310668 gene encoding zinc finger protein 271-like: MRFKSKINLLIHQRTHTGERPFTCSVCGKGFTLSSSLQTHQRVHSDERPFKCSDCEMRFKSKINLLIHQRTHTGERPFTCSVCGKGFTQSSSLQTHQRVHTGERPFKCSDCEKRFKCKRNLLTHQCTHTGERPFTCSVCGKGFTQSSTLLTHQRVHTAESPFTCSVCGKGFTQSSHLLTHQRVHTGESPFSCSVCGKRFTRSSNLLTHQRVHSDERPFKCSDCEKRFKSKCNLLTHQCTHTGERPFSCSVCKKRFPRSSTLLRHQQVHSDERPFKCSDCEKRFKSKFNLLTHQRTHTGERPFSCSVFGKGFTGSSTLLKHQRVHTGERPFSCSVCGKRFTRSSHLLRHQRVHSDERPFKCSDCEKRYKSKFNLLTHQRTHTGERPFTCSVCGKGFAWSSSLLKHQRVHTERPLNVLTVGRDLKSETNC, translated from the coding sequence atgaggtttaaaagcaaaattaatctgctgatacaccaacgcactcacaccggggagaggccgttcacctgctccgtgtgtgggaagggattcactttatcatccagcctccagacacaccagcgagttcactctgatgagagaccttttaaatgttctgactgtgagatgaggtttaaaagcaaaattaatctgctgatacaccaacgcactcacactggggagaggccgttcacctgctccgtgtgtgggaagggattcactcagtcatccagcctccagacacaccagcgagttcacactggggagagaccttttaaatgttctgactgtgagaaaaggtttaaatgcaaaaggaatctgctgacacaccaatgtacccacactggggagaggccgttcacctgctctgtgtgtgggaagggattcactcagtcatccaccctgctgacacaccagcgagttcacactgcggagagcccgttcacctgctccgtgtgtgggaagggattcactcagtcatcccacctcctgacacaccagcgagttcacactggagagagCCCGTTcagctgctccgtgtgtgggaagagattcactcggtcatccaacctgctgacacaccagcgagttcactctgatgagagaccttttaaatgttctgactgtgagaagaggtttaaaagcaaatgtaatcttctgacacaccaatgcacccacactggggagagaccgttctcctgctccgtgtgtaagaagagattccctcggtcatccaccctgctgagacaccagcaagttcactccgatgagagaccttttaaatgttctgactgtgagaagaggtttaaaagcaaatttaatctgctgacacaccaacgcactcacactggggagaggccgttctcctgctctgtgtttgggaagggattcactgggtcatccaccctgctgaaacaccagcgagttcacactggggagagaccgttctcctgctccgtgtgtgggaagagattcactcggtcatcccacctgctgagacaccagcgagttcactccgatgagagaccttttaaatgttctgactgtgagaagaggtacaaaagcaaatttaatctgctgacacaccaacgcactcacactggggagaggccgttcacctgctcagtgtgtgggaagggattcgcttggtcatcctccctgctgaaacaccagcgagttcacactgagagacctttaaatgttctgactgtgggaagagatttaaaatcagaaacgaactgctga